From the Myxococcales bacterium genome, one window contains:
- a CDS encoding DUF72 domain-containing protein: MAKHVIVGCAGLPTGVSWSRYFQRLPFLEVNSLHIGPVRAAVQKRWRQSVPRDRAFGVVAPALITHEPGPRGFGPRGWPVPAERRLEVGGFRPGELLEHGVTALVEACTTLDAAVAVFRTGPEFTPSATNRDRMRHFFDAILPAARLGDCLRVWHPSGLWDPPVAHAFAQELGIVCALDPLTSDPTGEFAPFFASLEGEDAYFVVSGLGRGRRHMASDQLEDLALVAQRYQRAWIVLATNEPFADAIRLGRAISALDHGDDIPAEEDDASSSPDDDGLEEEGE; encoded by the coding sequence ATGGCCAAGCACGTCATCGTCGGTTGCGCAGGACTCCCCACCGGCGTCAGCTGGTCACGCTACTTCCAGCGGCTCCCTTTCCTGGAGGTCAACTCCCTCCACATCGGGCCGGTGCGGGCCGCGGTGCAGAAGCGCTGGCGCCAGAGCGTGCCCCGCGACCGCGCGTTCGGCGTGGTCGCCCCGGCCCTCATCACCCACGAGCCCGGTCCACGCGGGTTCGGGCCCCGCGGCTGGCCGGTGCCCGCCGAGCGCCGGCTCGAGGTCGGCGGGTTTCGCCCGGGCGAGCTGCTCGAGCACGGGGTCACGGCGCTGGTCGAGGCCTGCACGACCCTCGACGCGGCGGTCGCGGTGTTCCGCACCGGGCCCGAGTTCACGCCGTCGGCGACCAACCGCGATCGGATGCGCCACTTCTTCGACGCGATCCTGCCGGCCGCGCGCCTCGGCGACTGCCTGCGGGTGTGGCACCCGAGCGGGTTGTGGGATCCGCCGGTCGCCCACGCCTTCGCCCAGGAGCTTGGGATCGTGTGCGCGCTCGACCCGCTGACGTCGGACCCGACCGGCGAGTTCGCGCCGTTCTTCGCGTCGCTCGAAGGTGAGGATGCCTACTTCGTGGTCAGCGGTCTCGGCCGCGGCCGACGCCACATGGCCAGCGATCAGCTCGAGGACCTGGCGCTGGTCGCGCAGCGTTATCAGCGCGCGTGGATCGTCCTCGCGACCAACGAGCCGTTCGCAGACGCCATCCGGCTCGGCCGCGCGATCAGCGCGCTCGACCACGGCGACGACATCCCCGCCGAGGAGGACGACGCGTCGTCCTCGCCCGACGACGACGGCCTGGAAGAAGAAGGCGAGTGA
- a CDS encoding CarD family transcriptional regulator produces the protein MKQQFQVGDKAVYPVHGVAEVVAFEKRDIGGAQTSVYILKILETGLKIMVPEANAGAVGLRELIASKQVKEVYAILKSRDVPRDTQTWNRRYREYMEKIKTGSVFEIAEVLRDLCVLRATKDLSFGERRMLETARSLLVKEIAIAKGSPEDKVAAEVDALFSKAAA, from the coding sequence TTGAAGCAACAGTTTCAGGTTGGAGACAAGGCGGTCTACCCGGTCCACGGTGTGGCCGAGGTCGTGGCGTTTGAAAAGCGCGACATCGGCGGTGCCCAGACGAGCGTCTACATCCTCAAGATCCTTGAGACAGGCCTCAAGATCATGGTGCCAGAGGCCAACGCCGGCGCCGTGGGCCTCCGCGAGCTCATCGCGTCCAAGCAGGTCAAAGAGGTCTACGCGATCTTGAAGTCACGGGACGTGCCGCGCGACACCCAGACGTGGAACCGCCGGTACCGCGAGTACATGGAAAAGATCAAGACCGGCAGCGTGTTCGAGATCGCCGAGGTGCTGCGCGATCTGTGCGTGCTCCGGGCGACCAAGGACCTGTCGTTCGGCGAGCGCCGGATGCTCGAGACCGCCCGTTCGCTCCTGGTGAAGGAGATCGCGATCGCCAAGGGCTCGCCCGAGGACAAGGTCGCGGCAGAGGTCGACGCGTTGTTCTCGAAGGCCGCCGCGTAG
- a CDS encoding dienelactone hydrolase family protein: MIERVTFPSATGETASGALAVPADAARAPAVIVVHEWWGLTDQIERTAERLAEAGFVALAVDLYRGTVSRDPAEAQRLMTELPRERSLADLRGAVAYLHDHPRSTGKVAITGFCMGGAYAFAAACFVRGLSAAVPFYGIPPAPDWSQVDVPILAHVASRDGWVTPAAAEKIQETLAALGKRMDLNVYDADHAFMNEQRPEVYSAEDARVAWDRTIDFLRAHTA; encoded by the coding sequence ATGATCGAGAGAGTCACCTTCCCGTCCGCCACTGGCGAGACCGCCTCAGGCGCCCTGGCCGTCCCCGCCGACGCCGCGCGCGCGCCCGCGGTGATCGTGGTCCACGAGTGGTGGGGCCTCACCGATCAGATCGAGCGCACCGCCGAGCGCCTGGCCGAGGCCGGGTTCGTCGCGCTCGCGGTCGATCTGTACCGGGGCACCGTCAGCCGCGATCCAGCCGAGGCCCAGCGCCTGATGACCGAGCTGCCGCGGGAGCGCAGCCTCGCGGATCTCCGCGGCGCGGTCGCGTACCTGCACGACCACCCGCGCTCGACCGGCAAGGTCGCGATCACGGGCTTCTGCATGGGTGGCGCCTACGCGTTCGCGGCCGCGTGCTTCGTGCGCGGGCTGTCGGCCGCGGTGCCGTTCTACGGCATCCCGCCGGCCCCCGACTGGAGCCAGGTCGACGTGCCGATCCTCGCGCACGTCGCCTCCCGCGACGGCTGGGTCACGCCGGCCGCGGCCGAGAAGATCCAGGAGACCCTCGCGGCGCTCGGCAAGCGCATGGACCTGAACGTCTACGACGCCGACCACGCGTTCATGAACGAGCAGCGGCCCGAGGTCTACAGCGCCGAGGACGCCCGGGTCGCCTGGGATCGCACGATCGACTTCCTGCGCGCGCACACCGCCTAG
- a CDS encoding NAD(P)H-binding protein — MTTPLVIIGCGYVGAAVARSALAAGRTVRVCARSTGRLAALGELGAQIKYLDAALPKQLPAAMASMRGGTCLYSIPPIGSVPPGDGPRKAMQAAAGAGITCFIHLSSAGLYGCDPDDEAWIDDTTEVALDDPAMAGVRTDEDAVRAATYDMRSVILRLAPVYGPGRGVRARLRKGDYRLLDGGDHAISRIHVDDVVQIIEAAEARAAHGSTYLCADERPTTQREYATWLCDRMGLPLPPSRALLEPGKPRGSHRNRRVRAERVRQELEVTLRYPTFEAGEAAIEAAEAAEA; from the coding sequence GTGACGACGCCACTGGTGATCATCGGGTGCGGCTACGTCGGAGCCGCGGTCGCCCGCTCGGCCCTGGCCGCCGGCCGCACCGTCCGCGTGTGCGCGCGCTCGACTGGCCGCCTGGCCGCGCTCGGCGAGCTCGGCGCGCAGATCAAGTACCTCGACGCGGCCCTGCCCAAGCAGCTGCCCGCGGCGATGGCCAGCATGCGCGGCGGCACCTGCCTGTACTCGATCCCGCCGATCGGCTCGGTCCCGCCCGGCGACGGCCCGCGCAAGGCGATGCAGGCCGCGGCCGGCGCCGGCATCACCTGCTTCATCCACCTGAGCTCCGCCGGCCTCTACGGCTGCGACCCCGACGACGAGGCCTGGATCGACGACACCACCGAGGTCGCCCTCGACGATCCGGCGATGGCCGGGGTCCGCACCGACGAGGACGCGGTGCGCGCGGCGACCTACGACATGCGCTCGGTCATCCTGCGGCTCGCGCCGGTCTACGGGCCCGGGCGCGGCGTGCGCGCGCGCCTGCGCAAGGGCGACTACCGCCTGCTCGACGGCGGCGACCACGCGATCTCGCGCATCCACGTCGACGACGTCGTCCAGATCATCGAGGCCGCGGAGGCCCGCGCCGCCCACGGCTCGACCTACCTGTGCGCCGACGAGCGCCCCACGACCCAGCGCGAGTACGCGACCTGGCTGTGCGATCGCATGGGGTTGCCGCTGCCGCCGTCGCGGGCGCTGCTCGAGCCCGGCAAGCCGCGCGGCTCGCACCGCAACCGACGCGTCCGCGCCGAGCGCGTCCGCCAGGAGCTCGAGGTGACGCTGCGCTACCCGACGTTCGAGGCCGGCGAGGCCGCGATCGAGGCCGCCGAGGCCGCCGAGGCCTGA
- the lysA gene encoding diaminopimelate decarboxylase, with the protein MTRAPFHYQDDALHCEDVPLTAIATEVGTPTYVYSKRAITSAYAAYDDALAGVDHLICYSVKANSSLGVLSVLIEQGAGADIVSAGELYRWQRAGGDPGKVVFSGVGKTDAEIKAALGAGILAFNVESVEELVAIDRIARAAGVVAPVSIRVNPDVDAQTHPYISTGLKQNKFGVAAEQARDVFRRAAGMPNLLLRGIDCHIGSQLTKTAPFADAIDRLCALVLGLAKDGIELELIDIGGGLGIDYGQDGDVQPPSHGEYGAAVKAALAGLGTMPFKLLIEPGRSIVGPAGSLLTRVLYRKPGEGKHFTIVDAAMNDLLRPSFYGSHHPMRPVLKRGAAVQITDVVGPICETGDFLARDRALPAMQQGDLLAIGAAGAYGFTMSSNYNTRPRAAEVMVDGPRWRIIRERETVAHLLVGERPFS; encoded by the coding sequence GTGACCCGAGCACCGTTTCACTACCAGGACGACGCCCTCCACTGCGAGGACGTGCCGCTGACCGCGATCGCCACCGAGGTCGGCACGCCGACCTACGTCTACAGCAAGCGCGCGATCACCAGCGCGTACGCCGCGTACGACGACGCGCTGGCCGGCGTCGACCACCTGATCTGCTACAGCGTCAAGGCCAACTCGTCCCTGGGCGTGCTGAGCGTGCTCATCGAGCAGGGCGCCGGCGCCGACATCGTCTCGGCCGGCGAGCTGTACCGCTGGCAGCGCGCCGGCGGCGATCCCGGCAAGGTGGTGTTCTCGGGCGTCGGCAAGACCGACGCCGAGATCAAGGCCGCGCTCGGCGCCGGCATCCTGGCGTTCAACGTCGAGTCGGTCGAGGAGCTGGTCGCGATCGATCGGATCGCCCGCGCCGCCGGCGTGGTCGCGCCGGTGTCGATCCGCGTCAACCCCGACGTCGACGCCCAGACCCACCCGTACATCTCGACCGGCCTGAAGCAGAACAAGTTCGGCGTCGCCGCCGAGCAGGCCCGCGACGTCTTCCGGCGCGCGGCCGGTATGCCCAACCTGCTCCTGCGCGGCATCGACTGCCACATCGGCAGCCAGCTGACCAAGACCGCGCCGTTCGCCGACGCGATCGATCGGCTGTGCGCGCTGGTGCTCGGCCTGGCCAAGGACGGCATCGAGCTCGAGCTGATCGACATCGGCGGCGGGCTCGGCATCGACTACGGCCAGGACGGCGACGTGCAGCCGCCGAGCCACGGCGAGTACGGCGCCGCGGTCAAGGCCGCGCTGGCCGGGCTGGGCACGATGCCGTTCAAGCTGCTGATCGAGCCCGGGCGCTCGATCGTGGGCCCGGCCGGCTCGCTCCTGACCCGCGTGCTCTACCGCAAGCCGGGCGAGGGCAAGCACTTCACGATCGTCGACGCGGCGATGAACGATCTGCTGCGGCCGTCGTTCTACGGCAGCCACCACCCGATGCGGCCGGTGCTCAAGCGCGGCGCCGCGGTCCAGATCACCGACGTCGTCGGGCCGATCTGCGAGACCGGCGACTTCCTGGCGCGCGATCGCGCCCTGCCGGCGATGCAGCAGGGCGACCTGCTGGCGATCGGCGCGGCCGGCGCCTACGGCTTCACGATGTCGTCGAACTACAACACCCGGCCGCGCGCGGCCGAGGTCATGGTCGACGGCCCGCGCTGGCGCATCATCCGCGAGCGCGAGACCGTGGCGCACCTGCTGGTCGGCGAACGCCCGTTCTCGTGA
- a CDS encoding TlyA family RNA methyltransferase, whose product MLVARGLAPSRARAQAIILAGKVEVGGVAARKSGDRYPVDAAIVLREDDHPYVSRGALKLVKGLDAFGIDPRDRVALDIGASTGGFTDVLLRRGAARVYAIDVGYGQLAWSLRNDPRVVVLERVNVRELEVERVPEPGDLAVIDVSFISLTLVLPRVVELLRPPPGKPIVALVKPQFEVGRELVGKGGVVRDPEARAGAIAKVADWARARGFDVGEAVESPITGPAGNVEYLLLLRTP is encoded by the coding sequence CTGCTGGTCGCGCGCGGCCTGGCGCCGAGCCGGGCCCGGGCCCAGGCGATCATCCTGGCCGGCAAGGTCGAGGTCGGCGGCGTCGCCGCGCGCAAGTCCGGCGATCGCTACCCGGTCGACGCGGCGATCGTGCTGCGCGAGGACGATCACCCGTACGTGTCGCGGGGCGCGCTCAAGCTGGTCAAGGGCCTCGACGCGTTCGGGATCGATCCGCGCGACCGGGTCGCGCTCGACATCGGCGCGTCGACCGGCGGCTTCACGGACGTGCTCTTGCGGCGCGGCGCGGCGCGGGTCTACGCGATCGACGTCGGCTACGGCCAGCTCGCATGGTCGCTGCGCAACGATCCGCGGGTGGTCGTGCTCGAGCGCGTCAACGTGCGCGAGCTCGAGGTCGAGCGCGTGCCCGAGCCGGGCGACCTGGCGGTGATCGACGTGTCGTTCATCTCGCTGACGCTGGTGCTGCCGCGGGTGGTCGAGCTCCTGCGACCGCCGCCGGGCAAGCCGATCGTCGCGCTGGTCAAGCCGCAGTTCGAGGTCGGGCGCGAGCTGGTCGGCAAGGGCGGCGTGGTGCGCGACCCCGAGGCGCGCGCGGGCGCGATCGCCAAGGTGGCCGACTGGGCCCGGGCCCGCGGGTTCGACGTCGGCGAGGCGGTCGAGTCGCCGATCACCGGCCCGGCCGGCAACGTCGAGTACCTGCTGCTGCTGCGGACCCCGTAA
- a CDS encoding DASS family sodium-coupled anion symporter, producing MTDELTEPLADDVPGARFERRKRQVGLVVGPLAAGLVALLDRHGPAPGLTGLMTLAVAWWLTEALPAAAVALVVAALAVVFDLAPPKVAFAAFGSPLLFLFVGAFFVAEAMKVNGLGDRAAATASRLARGPRSLLVALSAAAFGLSAIMSNSAATAILLPVALAASAKASRRYQAAMVLAIAWAASMGGLATPVGTPPNLIGIGQLRTAGVEIGFGQWLAIGLPIGAAMLVAMWLVLFGLFRLRDETMELTHAAQPRWRRGEISIAVALALALAGWLAPSTLALVAPGSAAAHWIKGHLTEEVVALLAGVSLFVLPGGAGPVRRPALTWAEATRIDWGVILLFGGGILLGELARTTGLTNAWGRTLVAWTGAESTWVVVAMCIAVSIALSEATSNTATATLMAPLAIGLADATGTSPVPAVLGATIGASFGFMMPISTAPNALAYGSGRVTIGQMMRTGIVFDLVGFGVVWLGLRLRLPLLGWA from the coding sequence GTGACCGACGAGCTGACCGAGCCCCTCGCTGATGACGTCCCGGGGGCCCGGTTCGAGCGCCGCAAGCGCCAGGTCGGCCTGGTGGTCGGCCCGCTCGCGGCCGGCCTCGTCGCGCTGCTCGATCGCCACGGCCCCGCGCCCGGGCTGACCGGGTTGATGACCCTGGCGGTGGCGTGGTGGTTGACCGAGGCGCTGCCGGCGGCGGCGGTGGCGCTGGTGGTGGCGGCGCTGGCGGTGGTGTTCGACCTGGCGCCGCCCAAGGTCGCGTTCGCGGCGTTCGGCTCGCCGCTGCTGTTCCTGTTCGTCGGCGCGTTCTTCGTGGCCGAGGCGATGAAGGTCAACGGGCTCGGCGACCGCGCGGCCGCGACGGCGAGCCGCCTGGCGCGCGGGCCGCGGTCGCTGCTGGTGGCGCTGTCGGCGGCGGCGTTCGGGCTCTCGGCGATCATGTCGAACTCGGCGGCGACCGCGATCCTCTTGCCAGTCGCGCTGGCCGCCAGCGCCAAGGCCTCGCGGCGCTACCAGGCCGCGATGGTGCTGGCGATCGCCTGGGCCGCGTCGATGGGCGGGCTGGCGACGCCGGTCGGCACGCCGCCGAACCTGATCGGCATCGGCCAGCTCCGCACCGCCGGGGTCGAGATCGGCTTCGGCCAGTGGCTGGCGATCGGCCTGCCGATCGGCGCCGCGATGCTGGTGGCGATGTGGCTCGTGCTGTTCGGGCTGTTCCGCCTGCGTGACGAGACGATGGAGCTGACCCACGCGGCGCAGCCCCGGTGGCGCCGGGGCGAGATCTCGATCGCGGTGGCGCTGGCGCTGGCGCTGGCGGGCTGGCTCGCGCCGAGCACGCTCGCCTTGGTCGCGCCGGGCAGCGCCGCCGCGCACTGGATCAAGGGCCACCTCACCGAGGAGGTGGTCGCGCTGCTCGCGGGCGTGTCGCTGTTCGTGCTGCCCGGCGGCGCCGGACCGGTCCGGCGGCCGGCGTTGACCTGGGCCGAGGCCACCCGGATCGACTGGGGCGTCATTCTGCTGTTCGGCGGAGGCATCCTGCTCGGCGAGCTGGCCCGCACCACCGGCCTGACGAACGCCTGGGGCCGCACGCTGGTGGCGTGGACCGGGGCCGAGTCGACCTGGGTGGTCGTGGCGATGTGCATCGCCGTGTCGATCGCGCTGTCGGAGGCCACCAGCAACACCGCGACCGCGACCTTGATGGCGCCGCTGGCGATCGGGCTCGCGGACGCCACCGGTACTTCGCCTGTGCCCGCGGTGCTGGGCGCGACCATCGGCGCGTCGTTCGGCTTCATGATGCCGATCTCGACCGCGCCCAACGCCCTGGCCTACGGCAGCGGTCGGGTGACGATCGGCCAGATGATGCGGACCGGGATCGTCTTCGACCTCGTCGGCTTCGGCGTCGTCTGGCTCGGGCTCCGCTTGCGCCTGCCGCTGCTCGGCTGGGCGTGA
- a CDS encoding NUDIX domain-containing protein, which produces MNPDRRAFSVAIYARRKGTEVLAIFHRRLATWLPVGGELEPGETPLEAASRELREETGLTGRFGPLAGAFDGVPWGFLGYEEHQAGSKGVHLNFVFVADVPDDAVVVPNEELADWKWVDRDELARLESPENVRQFGFAALDAVVVPRS; this is translated from the coding sequence ATGAACCCAGATCGCCGCGCCTTCTCGGTCGCCATCTACGCTCGCCGCAAGGGCACCGAGGTGCTGGCGATCTTCCACCGCCGCCTGGCGACCTGGCTGCCGGTCGGCGGCGAGCTCGAGCCGGGGGAGACGCCGCTCGAGGCCGCCAGCCGGGAGCTGCGCGAGGAGACCGGGCTGACCGGTCGGTTCGGACCGCTGGCCGGCGCGTTCGACGGCGTGCCCTGGGGCTTCCTCGGCTACGAGGAGCACCAGGCCGGCAGCAAGGGCGTGCACCTGAACTTCGTGTTCGTCGCCGACGTGCCCGACGACGCCGTGGTCGTGCCCAACGAGGAGCTGGCCGACTGGAAGTGGGTCGATCGGGATGAGCTGGCGCGGCTCGAGTCGCCCGAGAACGTGCGGCAGTTCGGGTTCGCGGCGCTCGACGCCGTCGTGGTGCCGCGGTCGTAA
- a CDS encoding leucyl aminopeptidase: MDFAHLIEPALTAPVDLIAFVVHGDPTKDAQWKAFDAALHGALSAAAKSEGFEGKHSQSLTIWSASGIKAQRLLAIGAGPKSGEKLPAYRDIGAIAAQAGARVGAKSLAFLVPALGARLGAGIQMMVEGAVEGSYKFARYLTSEEAKRPNPLASFGFIIDGRGKKPTAAEAKQVRTALERGHTIARAVCKARDLVNEPAGYMTPTQLAAEATEIANRHPQLSVTVLSAKKCDELGMGMFLAVGRGSEQESKLIHLVYKPAKKAKKKIALIGKGVTFDSGGYSLKPSNAMEDMKIDMSGAAAVISAMDAIATLGSEHEIHAIAACCENLVSGRAYKLGDVLTSMDGTTVEINNTDAEGRLTLGDAITYARTKVEPDEMFDFATLTGACMVALGPYTAGVMSDHERLLKGWLAAAESTGEDMWRLPLNGRLREQLKSSVADMRNTGDRFGGAITAGLFLKVFAKDTPWVHVDLAGPASVSSGKPHQPRGGTGFAVATIVAYAAKS; the protein is encoded by the coding sequence ATGGATTTCGCACACCTCATCGAGCCGGCTCTCACGGCTCCCGTCGATCTGATCGCCTTCGTCGTGCACGGCGACCCGACCAAGGACGCGCAGTGGAAGGCGTTCGACGCCGCCCTGCACGGCGCGCTGTCGGCGGCCGCGAAGTCCGAAGGGTTCGAAGGCAAACATTCTCAATCATTGACCATATGGTCAGCGAGCGGGATCAAGGCGCAGCGGCTCCTGGCGATCGGCGCGGGCCCCAAGTCCGGAGAGAAGCTGCCCGCGTACCGCGACATCGGGGCGATCGCGGCCCAGGCAGGCGCGCGCGTGGGCGCCAAGTCCCTGGCGTTCTTGGTACCGGCGCTCGGTGCCCGGCTCGGCGCCGGCATCCAGATGATGGTCGAGGGTGCGGTCGAGGGCTCCTACAAGTTCGCTCGCTACCTCACGTCCGAGGAGGCGAAGCGACCCAACCCATTGGCATCATTTGGGTTTATCATCGATGGACGAGGCAAGAAGCCCACCGCGGCCGAGGCCAAGCAGGTCCGCACCGCGCTCGAGCGTGGGCACACCATCGCCCGGGCGGTTTGCAAGGCGCGCGATCTGGTCAACGAGCCGGCCGGCTACATGACGCCCACGCAGCTCGCCGCCGAGGCCACCGAGATCGCCAATCGTCACCCGCAGCTGTCGGTCACCGTGCTCAGCGCCAAGAAGTGCGACGAGCTGGGGATGGGCATGTTCCTCGCGGTCGGGCGGGGCTCCGAGCAGGAGTCCAAGCTCATCCACCTGGTCTACAAGCCCGCGAAGAAGGCCAAGAAGAAGATCGCGCTGATCGGCAAGGGCGTCACGTTCGACTCGGGCGGCTACTCACTCAAGCCGTCGAACGCGATGGAGGACATGAAGATCGACATGTCCGGAGCCGCGGCGGTCATCTCGGCCATGGACGCGATCGCGACCCTGGGCTCGGAGCACGAGATCCACGCCATCGCCGCCTGCTGCGAGAACCTGGTGTCGGGCCGGGCCTACAAGCTCGGCGATGTCCTGACCTCGATGGACGGCACGACCGTCGAGATCAACAACACCGACGCCGAGGGCCGGCTGACGCTGGGTGACGCGATCACCTACGCCCGCACCAAGGTCGAGCCCGACGAGATGTTCGACTTCGCGACGCTGACTGGCGCGTGCATGGTGGCGCTCGGGCCGTACACCGCCGGCGTGATGTCGGATCACGAGCGGTTGCTGAAGGGCTGGCTGGCCGCGGCGGAATCGACCGGCGAGGACATGTGGCGCCTCCCGCTCAACGGCCGCCTGCGCGAGCAGCTCAAGAGCTCGGTCGCGGACATGCGCAACACCGGCGATCGCTTCGGCGGCGCCATCACCGCCGGGCTCTTCCTCAAGGTGTTCGCCAAGGACACCCCGTGGGTCCACGTCGACCTCGCAGGACCGGCGTCGGTCTCGAGCGGCAAGCCCCACCAGCCGCGCGGCGGCACGGGCTTCGCGGTCGCCACGATCGTCGCGTACGCGGCGAAGTCCTAA
- the argH gene encoding argininosuccinate lyase, whose amino-acid sequence MSGTKGARSRRFEGGLADAAQAMNASVDFDQRLLPHDVAGSTAHARMLAAVGVLTEADADAIATGLATVRDQLASGAVPWDPALEDVHMNVEARLIDAIGDAGRRLHTGRSRNDQVALDLRLYARAAVADLDARCLRLQRALVAQAERHLDTLMPGYTHLQRAQPIRAAHHFLAYVEMMARDRARLADAGGRAAVSPLGSGALAATTFPIDREAVARALGLPAITRNSLDAVGDRDFAIELVAACALIGVHLSRLGEELVLWTSQEFGFARLSDAWCSGSSLMPQKKNPDLAELLRAKVGRVIGAWVTLMTVVKGLPLAYNKDLQETQEPLYDAVETTTAVLEVAAGMIESLELDVAVLRAAVDRGYLVATELADYLVWKGAAFRDAHDIAGGLVRTAVAAGRELAELSLAELRAADPRFDADVSDWLDPARAIDRRDVVGGPARTRIASEIARLRAALGAQP is encoded by the coding sequence ATGAGCGGTACCAAGGGCGCGCGCAGCCGTCGGTTCGAGGGCGGCCTGGCCGACGCGGCCCAGGCGATGAACGCCTCGGTCGACTTCGACCAGCGGCTCCTGCCCCACGACGTCGCCGGCTCGACCGCCCACGCGCGCATGCTGGCCGCGGTCGGCGTCCTGACCGAGGCCGACGCCGACGCGATCGCCACCGGCCTGGCCACGGTGCGCGACCAGCTCGCGTCGGGCGCGGTCCCGTGGGACCCGGCCCTCGAGGACGTGCACATGAACGTCGAGGCCCGGCTGATCGACGCGATCGGCGACGCCGGCCGGCGCCTCCACACCGGCCGCAGCCGCAACGATCAGGTCGCGCTCGATCTGCGGCTGTACGCCCGGGCCGCGGTCGCCGACCTCGACGCGCGCTGCCTTCGGCTGCAGCGCGCGCTGGTGGCCCAGGCCGAGCGCCACCTCGACACGCTCATGCCCGGCTACACCCACCTCCAGCGGGCCCAGCCGATCCGCGCGGCCCACCACTTCCTCGCGTACGTCGAGATGATGGCCCGCGATCGCGCGCGCCTGGCCGACGCCGGGGGCCGGGCCGCGGTGTCGCCGCTGGGCTCGGGCGCGCTGGCCGCGACCACGTTCCCGATCGATCGCGAGGCGGTGGCGCGGGCGCTCGGGCTGCCGGCGATCACCCGCAACAGCCTCGACGCCGTCGGCGATCGCGACTTCGCGATCGAGCTGGTCGCGGCGTGCGCGCTGATCGGCGTGCACCTGTCGCGGCTGGGCGAGGAGCTGGTCCTGTGGACCTCGCAGGAGTTCGGGTTCGCGCGCCTGTCGGACGCGTGGTGCTCGGGCAGCTCGCTGATGCCGCAGAAGAAGAACCCCGACCTCGCCGAGCTGCTGCGCGCCAAGGTCGGCCGCGTGATCGGCGCGTGGGTCACGCTGATGACGGTGGTCAAGGGCCTGCCGCTGGCCTACAACAAGGACCTGCAAGAGACCCAGGAGCCGCTCTACGACGCGGTCGAGACCACGACCGCCGTGCTCGAGGTCGCCGCCGGCATGATCGAGTCGCTCGAGCTCGACGTCGCGGTGCTGCGGGCCGCGGTCGATCGCGGCTACCTGGTGGCGACCGAGCTGGCCGACTACCTGGTCTGGAAGGGCGCCGCGTTCCGCGACGCCCATGACATCGCCGGCGGCCTGGTGCGCACCGCGGTCGCGGCCGGCCGCGAGCTGGCCGAGCTGTCGCTGGCCGAGCTGCGCGCGGCCGACCCGCGCTTCGACGCCGACGTCTCCGACTGGCTCGACCCGGCGCGCGCGATCGATCGCCGCGACGTCGTGGGCGGCCCGGCCCGGACCCGCATCGCATCCGAGATCGCACGGCTCCGAGCCGCGCTGGGAGCCCAACCGTGA
- the fsa gene encoding fructose-6-phosphate aldolase, whose product MQFFIDTADVREIKEAASMGLVDGVTTNPSLVARTGRKFRDVLLEICDVVAGPVSAEVVSTTCDEMMREARELAALRSNIVVKIPLIAEGLKATKICADEGIKTNVTLCFSATQALLAAKAGATYVSPFVGRLDDVATDGMQLISEILEIYENYGFETQVLVASVRHPMHVQQAARMGAHVATCPLSVLLQLAKHPLTDLGLAKFLEDWKKVPQ is encoded by the coding sequence GTGCAGTTCTTCATCGACACCGCCGACGTCCGCGAGATCAAGGAAGCCGCCTCGATGGGGCTGGTCGACGGCGTGACCACCAACCCGTCCCTGGTCGCGCGCACCGGGCGCAAGTTCCGCGACGTCCTGCTCGAGATCTGCGACGTCGTCGCGGGTCCGGTCTCGGCCGAGGTGGTCTCGACCACCTGCGACGAGATGATGCGCGAGGCCCGGGAGCTGGCCGCGCTGCGCAGCAACATCGTCGTCAAGATCCCGCTCATCGCCGAGGGCCTGAAGGCCACCAAGATCTGCGCCGACGAGGGCATCAAGACCAACGTGACCCTGTGCTTCAGCGCGACCCAGGCGCTGCTGGCCGCCAAGGCCGGCGCGACCTACGTGTCGCCGTTCGTCGGGCGCCTCGACGACGTCGCCACCGACGGCATGCAGCTCATCAGCGAGATCCTCGAGATCTACGAGAACTACGGCTTCGAGACCCAGGTGCTGGTGGCCTCGGTCCGGCACCCGATGCACGTGCAGCAGGCGGCGCGGATGGGCGCGCACGTCGCGACCTGCCCGCTGTCGGTGCTGCTGCAGCTCGCGAAGCACCCGTTGACCGACCTCGGCCTCGCGAAGTTCCTGGAAGACTGGAAGAAGGTCCCGCAGTAG